NNNNNNNNNNNNNNNNNNNNNNNNNNNNNNNNNNNNNNNNNNNNNNNNNNNNNNNNNNNNNNNNNNNNNNNNNNNNNNNNNNNNNNNNNNNNNNNNNNNNNNNNNNNNNNNNNNNNNNNNNNNNNNNNNNNNNNNNNNNNNNNNNNNNNNNNNNNNNNNNNNNNNNNNNNNNNNNNNNNNNNNNNNNNNNNNNNNNNNNNNNNNNNNNNNNNNNtagaccagactggtctcgaactcacagagatccgcctgcctctgcctcccaagtgctgggattaaaggcgtgcgccaccaccacccggcttccatcatgcttttttatttttatattttttcttgttgtgCTGCTATCAGAAGGCTTGCTGAGACAGTTCTCTGACAATCTAGAGTAGCTAATCTAAAACACTGCTCTGCCCTGGACTAGCCTTCCTTGGAGATGATGTGCTAGAGATGGCCATGTGTTGCAATGAGGTAGAAAATTACAAATTTGGAAGCCTCATCCCAAGAACAGCAGTTCTGACTCAGAGTTCACACAAAAGCTTGTGGGCAGAGGATTTGATTGTGTCCTAAGCAACCCTATATCTCTTTTGGGTTGGGGAGAGTGATTAAAGAGCCCTTCTACTAGGTATGCTTTAGCAACAGGTAGCCATGAGGCTGGAGTCACCCAAACTCAGACGGCCAGGATGAACGATCACAATTCCCTGTCTCTGCTTGGTTTCTCTTAGCCTATCTGAGTCAACTCATCATGCAATTTTAGAATGTTGAATTCTGGCCTTTCTTTGGGGTCCTCTGCATCTTTTTATGCTGGCCTGAGGCATTTGGTAGTGAATACTCCATCCTGGGAATGGCCATGCTCCGATTCCTGAGTGGGGGGGTGTCAGGATTTGAATAATATAAAGAATAGGGATGGAGTGGTCGGATGAAGCTTTGGTAAAAACATCTGGAAATCCACAACACTCAGCCAGGAAAGGACATTTATAATATTCCCTATTCTCTCCCATTCATTTCTATTTCCAACTGCATTTCTGTGACTTTATCCTTCAGCCATTCCGTAACACAGACAAATTTATGCTGGCAGGAAGGGTGCAAAGGATTTCCCCTTCCTCAAACAGTCCAGCTCCTTTGTCAAGCCTTAGATtcctcatattaaaaaaaaaaaaaaagagagaggggttCAAGCAATCATGCCATGTGCAGGCATTGGCCATGGAGATCCATCTTGCGTTATTTTGTCACGGTGCTTTCAAAGGCTTGCCGGGACAATCCCCAGATTATGTAGTGACTGATCTACAGGCGTTATAGCTTTGGTCTGTGACTAATCTCTTTGCTGGTAAgttaaggccaggcagtggtgctgcatgcctttaatcaggaggtggaggcagcggatctctgtgtttgaggccagtgtggtctacagagtgagttccaggacaggcaggagttacgcaaagaaatcctgtctcaaaaaccaaaattcaaaaacaaacaaatagacaaaagcaTCCACTTATGGTGCTCTTGAGAGAATTGAAGTAGATAGTCTCGGAAGTGCTTAGGAAAATGCAGGGCTCCAGGTGAATAAGTTAAGCACTGTCGTTAATTTTTCCAGTGCTTAACCTTGGAATGCAGTCACACCACACTCCGTACCGGAAACATGCATGTTCAGCTCCTCATTGGTATGCAGTTACAGGGCAGCAATTTAACAGTTTAACAGCCATCTACAGTAGACAATGGTTTGGGAAGGAAAAGATACCGCCCCCTAAAGGACACTCTAGGAATTTGTGGAGAGTTTTTTGTTATCAGGTAATTTTTAAGACATCTGAGCAAAAAAGGGGCCAGAGATGCATAGCTAAGGATTGTGCCCAGCCAGGTGGTGATACACAGctttcctgtaattccagcacatggaaggggaagacagacagatctctgttgagttcaaagccagcctcttccacgcagtgaattccaggccacgCAAGAGTACATAGTGAAACCtgtctaaataaacaaacaaaaaacaaaaaaaaaacaagaggcctcggccctaaatgggatgtttagAGCATATTcctccctcaaggctcagggacctgCACAGAAAAGGGGGCAGAAGTATCTGTAAGAGCCAGAGCTGGTAATGACTTCAAGGCAGCCATGTTTTCCAGACATAATAGGGCAGATACCTGTATGAACTCAGTGATTGTGACACAACACACAAAACCTGCACAATTTCAAGCCAGAGAAAAAGTCCCAGCATGGAGGGAGAAGGTGAACACCAAATCTTACCCCTAGCTTAGGAGTCATTGGTGATTGCTTTTGAggaagggaaagtcagttttctttaatggtgtgaCACCTGGCATGTCAGGACAGACCCCATGCCCAGAGGAATCGGTCAACACAAATGGACCtgatgagttcaaggacagagaaacagaacaagaaGTTGGGTGATAGGGAGGAGAGTCAATGTGATCAAAACAactgcatgaaattttcaaagaattcatttaaaaattaccaaaaaccataaaaacaaacagagaaataaagcgAAACACcaaaaagaaggggctggagagatggctgctcttctagaggacccggttTCAATTCCCAGATCTCACGTAGCTGCCCCAACTGTAtaattccagtaccaggggatctaacgccatcttctggcttttaaGGGCACTGCACGCACATAGCAGACATACGAGTAGGGGgcactcataaaataaatcttaaaacacataaaatggaaaacaaataaatcactGTACATTTCATGCTTCTTTTGAGCTGCCTTGCTGGGTTCCTCCTGGCTGAAAACCTGACTACTTGAGCTTAAACCTatttcaaatttatataaaatatagaggTTTTCCTCGAGCTTTTCCTAGAAGGAAGTTAGAATGGAATGTTTGTTTTGGTGATACCTGCATCGGTCAGTATTTATAGCTGTCATATTCCTGGTAAGCctatatagatacatacacacacacacacacacacacacacacacacacacacatatatatatatttctagacTGAGGATTTACCTATtgaatgattttgttttgagatcgGGTGTATCCTGCTATGatgtccaggctgaccttgaacttctgggctCAAgcactccttctgcctctgcttctgagtatCTGGAACTTAAGTTGTTCCATTGTGCCTGCCTCCCGGTATTGATTTCATTTGAAGACTAAGTGTGCACGTAGGGTATTGCCTTCGAACATCATTTCAGGATAGTAATGGAGTTGTGTGAACAGCAGATGTTATAAAAATGAAGGTTAAAAaagtaactttcttttttcttttcttttatcttttttttttttgagacagggtcacatgtTTCATAAGCTGGCCACTGAGAACAATTCTGAACTAAttcctgcttccctctcccaagagctgggatcacaggcatccACCGCATCCTGTTTATTCAATGGTAAGAACTGAACCccaggcttcacacatgctaggaaaATATTCTACAAACTAATCTACATCCCAGTCCAGATTTTGAAGGTGTTAAAAATTACTGACAAAAAAGACATGCATGAGTGTCAGTAAGATGGCTCGGTGGGGAAGGATGCTCGCCACTCAGCCTGAGGAGCTGAGTCCAGTCCCTGAgatgcacaggcaggagagaccAGAATTCTGATAGTTGTTCTCcaactacacacacatattctctctctctctctttctctctctctctctctctctctctctctttctctctccccacacctTGTGTTAAAGTGTTGTTCTaagtacaattatttttttttttttggtttttttcgagacagggtttctctgtggctttggagcctgtcctggaactagctctgtagaccaNNNNNNNNNNNNNNNNNNNNNNNNNNNNNNNNNNNNNNNNNNNNNNNNNNNNNNNNNNNNNNNNNNNNNNNNNNNNNNNNNNNNNNNNNNNNNNNNNNNNGAGTGGGTTTAGCTGTCACAACTACTAGGTATAGACAATTCctgttttggtttgtgtgttgtttgttgttatttggtttgttgtttgtttagttggtttctcttgtttgttttcaagagaggatttctctgtgtagccctggctgtcctggagttcactctgtagaccatctggcctcaaactcagagatctgcttgcctctgccttatgagtgctgggattaaagttgtgtgccaccactgaccagctatTTGGTGGTTTTTTGatataaggtctcactgtgtagtcctggctgtcctggagctctctgtgtagaccaggctggtctcaaaatctcagaggcagagatccacctgcctctgcctccagagagctgggataaATGTCTGTGCCACCACATCAGGCTCTGTTTTGTTCAGCAAGGATCTCTTTACCACTTACTAGAATGTCACCTTCATCTGGGGAGTGGGCGGGCACACTCATCCCATATGCTACTGCAGGAAGATTTGAATCTTGGGAATTATCTACCCAACCAACCATCTTGGTGTCTATGAAATAAAGCTGAGACTCATAGACAAGGCCCTTCATCAAGGTCTCCCTGAAGTCTATGATGTCATCGGGATGAGAACCAGGTCATTGAACTCCGGGGTGCACATTCAGGGCTGTTCCTACACACAGCATTCCTGGCCCTGTCTAGGAGACCAGAGGCCTCCAAGCTGACCTGGCTTCCTAGGCAGCTCCTTCTCCAATCCACCCAGCTCTGAGCACCCAGGTTCAGAGGTTGAAATGAAGCGTGGAGAGGAGTGTGGTGGTCCCAGCGTTTATAAGGAACTCTCGGTGTTGGGccagagatagagaaggacagaCTTTCCTGAACTTTGGCAGAATTTATGGTGGCGAGTGTTTATGTGAGTTTGGGGTTATTCATGCCAAACCCATGATTCTATCCCCTCAAGCTTTCTTGAGTCACTTGCCCCCTAAGGTTGGGACACATTCTTGAAGGAATGGTCACAGGGGTTCCCCTACCCTTTCAGCCCCTAGGCCAGTTTCGGCTCCTCTGGGGACTGAAACCACTTCAGTGATTTCAtgactccttcctctgccttggaCCAACCTCCTGAAGCATTGGGGAGGTTGGAGGATGGAGACTGAATCCTATTTCCTGCGAGGGCTTTGATTCGCAGTCAAACTAACCTGATtgtccttcccctccccatcctgaGAGGCACCTCCACCCTCCGCATGCCATCCCTCAGGGCCAGTCTGCATTGGGCCAGGACTAGGCAGAGATTCATATACTCCTCCCTGTCATCTTGCCGTTTCCACGCcttgacagaaaaacaaaaacataaccgCTCGGCCTTAGGGAGCGGCTCCTGCGATGCAGGCCATGGGGAGCAGCGCCCTCGTGTGGCTCCCAGAAGAAGCGCGATTCTTGACCCAACCCTTTCCTTTCTATGCGGTCATcggacaaatatttattgagagacACTATGTGCCAGGCTGCCCAAGGCTCAGGGCCAAGTCAAGTAAGATACCGCTTCATGGGCTGTACAgctgtatgcgtgtgtgtggagAGGCAGGCAATAaaccacaaacaacaaacaaggtTACTAGTAGTGATAACTgctaagtaaaagaaacaaaacagaaatatcgTAGAATGACTTCAAAGGGAAGGTTCCTTGAATAAGTAATATTTGAGATGAGACCTACGTGCAAGGATTCATGTGAAGACCCAGGGAGAAAACATTCCTTGTAAAGAACAGCAAAGTCTCTTGGGCAGAACCAGACTTTTCATTACCCAGAAaaggggctggaggctggaggggaggagggtaGGAAGAAGGCGGCAAAAGAAGGATGGAGATGTATTCAGGAGGGTGGGTTGGTGCTGtcaccagcagcagcaagagaTGCAACTTAATACTGCTGCCTAGGCAGCCTGAAGCCTTCCCCTCAGGCTCTCAGGACTTCAGGGAGAGTGTGTGCtgatctcttcctttttcttattcACAGAACTTCATCTTGAAggagaagacatttttaaagatacattatgtagccagcagtgatggcacacacctttaattccagcactcgggaggcagaggcaggcggatctctgtgagtttgaggccagcctggtctacagagagagttccagaacaacgagggttacacagagaaaccgtgcataaataaccaaaaccaaaatttaaaaaaaggtacaTTATGGAGGCCTGCAGCTGGAGAAAGGAGTGCCCTTACTTATATATAAATCTGAAGGGGTTGAACTCGAGGCTCAGctcattaatgtgtgtgtgtgtgtgtgtgtgtgtgtgtgtgtttgtcctcGTGTAGTGCTCCAGCCCCCAAgcaactgggattacaggcctgtgccactaggTCCAGGTTAGAAAGACTGGAGGGGCAGTGGGTGGGGGGGTCTTGGGTTGGGGGTATTTTGCCATATATTTCTGTTCATCATCTGTGTGCCTTTTACctgagaagaccagaagagagtgtgtcatattccatggagctggagttactgactGTTGTAagctatcatgtgggtgttgggaatcaaacccaggtcctctggaagagcagcaaatgttcttaaccaatgagtcatctctctagccctaaaaatatttttaaaagaatccttagcttggggtggtggcacatgcctttaaggcCAGCAgttagggggcagaggcagacagatctctgagagtccAAGAAGACCAACTCAGTCTCTGTAACAAATTCAGTCTTTGtaacaaattccaggccagccagggataaacagtgagactctgtctcaaacaaagaaagaaagaaaatcctgctGCTCGGAAGATGGACCTTGGGAAATGAGAAAGAGCCAAAGCCAAAGAGATGATTGCAAAAGGCTAGTGGGCTACGGAAATAATTCAGGTGCGAGATGGTAGTGGCTTGGATCATAGCGGCAGTGCTGGAACTGGGGGATGTGGTTGGACTCTGGGTACATTTGGAAGGTAGAATCAATAGAATTTGATTAAGGACCACAttgttttttttgtaactttGGTTCCAggaactcatacacacacacacacccctctaccTCCTTCAGCGAGGGTCTGAGTTAAAGGGGCACATATCTAAATTGGGTTTCCAGACATtggataaaagaatttaagacaCAGGCACTGTGTTCTCCATgacctgtctccactttccaaaGTCAGCCCACTTAAGAGCCCTCTATCTTCTGTCTGACTTGCCCTGTCTAGATTCCACAAACCTAGTTATTCATTAGTTCCTTCTTTGACCAAATGTGTGTCTGTGGCCCCTGCGCTATATTGTTGACACCTAAACAGTCCTGGATTTGTAGTGTCAATATTTGATACAAGATGGCCATGGGCAACAGAACCTGAGCTGGGGATCAGTTActcctatttatttataaaaaatacagTGAGGTCAGACCTGATGTACATACACAGGTGGAACGTTTCCGAAAGGTCTGGGAATGGCTAGGTCAGTCTTACAAACACTTAGGCCAGCAGGGGTCAGAAAACAAGCAGAGGAGGAGATGGCTGGTATTTTCTGGAGCCAACAGGATTGGCTTTGCTTGTGTTGTGCTGTGGTAAGGGGTGCAGTATAAATGCGGCCAGCCAGAGGgccccagcacagcacagcacagcgtTCAAGGTTTTGTGCAAGCCTCCTCAAGATGAAGCTGCCAGGGCAAGAGGAATTTGAACATTCCAGTGCTCATGAAAATGTTCTTGCTGAGGAACTGGACAGTGGCCTTGGCCCTGGTCCCAGCCTTGGTGGTCCCTCAGACACAGACAATGGGGAATCGGGGGTATCCAAGGATCCTCTGCTCTTCATTCAACTAAACGAGCTGTTGGGCTGGCCCCAGGCGCTGGAGTggagggagacaggcaggtgaGTGGAACCTGGCTAGTTCTACAGCATCCTTTACACCGCAAAGTAGGATGTTCTCCTCGTATTCTTTCCACGAGATTCCTCTACAACATGGTTCTGAGTTCTCTGAGACCCAGTGAAGGGTGACTGACTGCTCAGGGAGAGAGACCGTCTGCACAACTGGGTCAAAGGCAGCCACACTGCCCCACCTGTATCCTAGACATGGGAGGGAGTCTACCAGCAACACTGGCTATCCCTTTATCACAGGTGGATGCTGTTTGAAGAAAAGCTAGAAGTAGATGCGGGCCGGTGGAGTGCCCCCCATGTGCCTACCCTGGCACTACCCAGCCTCCAGAACCTTCGAAGCCTCTTGGCTGAGGGTATTGTACTGCTGGACTGCCAAGCTCAGAGCCTCCTGGAGCTTGTGGGTAGGCTTGGGAGACATTTCATTCCCTGGGAATTTCCCCCCAAATCTTAGAATCTTCCAGAGCCTATCCCACCCCATCCTACCCTAGGGACTGCTGTTTCTATCACAGAGATAGTGATGGAAAAGCAGTTGAGGTCTCAACACTTGGCAGGCATAAGACAGGAGGACCACTAAGAATTGGGCAGCCCAGTTTATGtattgagactttgtctcaaaacaatgtgGGAGGGGGCGGTTCAGCAGCCTTTGCTTTTCCTGAGACTCTAGAAGGAAAGACTCAAGGaatgagaagcagggaagggaacCAGGGGTGGGATAGAGAGCTCTCGGGTGGGGGTTTGAAGTTCATGCCTGTTTCTGCAGAACAAGTGATCAGTGGGGAGTCACTGAGCCCGGAACTGAGAGGACAGCTCCAAGCCTTGCTGCTGCAGAGACCCCAGCACCACATTCAGACCACAGGCATCAGTTCCTGCAGAGGTGAGAGGTGCCTCTTTGGGCCTAGGATCAAGACTCTGGGATAGGAGGAGCCCAGGTATCATCTATGTTTCTTGAGGCAGGAGTGGCCTCGTCTTGGCTCATTCCTCAGGCCAAGATTCATGGGCAAAAGGAAACCAGGTAATGGTGAAGGCGGAAGAGTAGGAGTACCCGGGCCATACCAGTCAGGGCTCTCCAAAGGGGTATCCATGGCAGCTACTGTGCCAGGAGCTTTGAATGCACTATCTTCTGATGACAGTTACTGGGAAGGCTTGTATTACAGGTATCCCCGAGTAGGCCTGCCCCTAAGGTTTGTGCTCCTAATCACCATGCATTCCTGCTTTGCAGGGCCCAATGCtttcagaaatgtttcttttgatGAGGACACACCCATGAAGGTTTGTGGCCCTTCCTTGGGCAAGGCTGGGAGGGAGATCAGGAATTAAGAGATCCACGCTCCACCAAGCTCCTTAGTTGAGTTTCTGCCAGTGTTTCCCTCCCTAAATGATCTCTCACACTCTGCTATCCAGCTCCAGAACCCCTTGAAACAGAAGCTGcctccaggagcagaggcagcagccgTGCTGGCAGGAGAGCTGGGCTTCCTGGCTCAGCCACTAGGGGCCTTCGTGAGACTGCGGAACCCAGTGGTGCTGGAACCTCTTACAGAGGTGATCCTGCCTAGCAGGTGAGGTGACTGAGACTCAGGGCTCTTGGGCACAGAAGGAGGGTGGGGTCTTTGGATCCAGCTCCCCAAAAGTGTCTAGGAAATGCTACCCAGGGGTCATTCTGCACAGCTGGTGTGCACTTGAGCAGAAATCAGAGCTAAGTGTCAGAGGCTGTTCTTAGCAGGCAGTGCTGCCTCATGAGAAAGCAGCTTGGAGGCCCCTTTCCTTCTTCAggtttttctgcctccttttggGTCCTCCTACCCTGGGAAGGAGCTACCATGAGATGGGTCGGGCAGCAGCTGTCCTCCTCAGTGACCCGGTGAGTGGAGCAGGTGTTCCTCTGTGTGCATATCTCTGTGTACGGAGCATATGTATAGACTCTGATCAGAAATAACAGTGAGACCGGGCGGTggtaaaatcccagcactcgggaggcagaggcaggcggatctctgtgagttcgaggccagcttgatctacagagttagtgccagggcaggctccaaagctacatagagaaaccctgtctccaaaaaacaaaataaaacaaaaccaaaaccaaaaaccaaaacaaaaaaaaaaggaaagaaagaaaagaaataacagtgAGGCAGAGTGTGGCTTTGTGTTTTGTAACATGGGGGCTGACCTTTCCATAGCTACCAATGTAGCCGCATTACAATAGgcacagaatgaatgaatgaacaaatgtatGCACTTGTGGGTGAATTATGAATTTCTCTGCTTGTAGCTTGTGTGAGTGTGGTTTTGAGAAAATACAAGTGCAAACACATGTAAGAGTCCAAATAATGCATTTACTGTCCACCCTGTGACCTTAAATGCAGCAATTCCAGTGGTCAGTTCGTCGGGCAAACAATCTTCATGACCTTCTGGCAGCCCTGGATGCCTTTCTACAGGAGGTGACAACTCTACCCCCAGGTCGGTGGGACCGGACAGCCCGGATTCCCCCGCCCAAATGCCTACCCTCTCAGCACAAAAGGTACCTGGGGTCCTAATTCCACACAGACCTTTCCCTTGGTTATGGGTCTACCGCGCTCCCCAGCTAAGTTTGGATTTCAGACAGTGAGACTGTGACCTGCATCTAACTTCTCCTGGACAATCTGAGGGCGCCCTTAGTAGCCTCCAGGGGGCGGGGCGTCACGTACTCTGAAGTCAAATCTCACGTTGGCGGGAGATGTCAGGGCATCTGGGGTTCTCTTTCTGCCCAGATCCCTCTCAGAACTGCAGGAAGTCACCGGCCTCTCCCGTGGGAGTGCGGCCCAGGCAAGGGACAggcaccaccatggccagcatGCACCCAGCCCGGAGTTACAAAGGACGGGCAGGTGAGGAGAGCTGTGTGGGAACAAGGGGTGGGATCCATGGAAGAGTAACAGGGGCATCGAAATGTGCAGGCAATGTGGGAGGGGCTCTCCTGGATACAGAGAAAAGCAGGATGCAGGTGTGGGGTGCGGAAATCTGGATCACTGACGACCCACGGGTGGGAGGCTGTTTGGGGGTCTTGTCCAGGACGTGCGCCGGAAGGCATGCTGGTACCCCAGCGATTTCTTGGACGCCCTACACCCCCAGTGTTTCTCAGCTGTGCTCTACATTTACCTGGCCACAGTAACGAATGCCATCACTTTTGGGGGTCTGCTGGGAGATGCCACTGAAGGTGCCCAGGTGCGTGGGTTTGTATGATGGGTTTGGCTGGCATAAACTCCGATGTCCTACCTGTCTGACCTCTTGGGACTGAGTGGCGCTGGGACTCCACAGGACCTTGGGCTCCTGTGTTGGGATGCCAGAGTCCTATGAAGAGCTATGTCTACTTCCAGGGAGTGCTGGAGAGTTTCCTGGGCACAGCGGTGGCTGGAGCTGCCTTCTGCCTGATGGCAGGCCAGCCCCTCACCATCCTTAGCAGCACGGGGCCAGTGCTGGTGTTTGAGCGCCTGCTCTTTTCTTTTAGCAGGTAGGAGACCTCTCTCACCTTTCTAGCCCGTTGGTGGGTGAAGAGAGGGTGAGGGCTTTCTCTGCCCTGGGTTAAGTGGGGAACAGTCAGGGCTGACTGTTCTCACTCCCACAGAGATCACAGCCTGGACTACCTGCCCTTCCGCCTATGGGTGGGCATCTGGGTGGCCACGTTTTGCCTGGTGCtggtggccacagaggccagctTGCTGGTGCGCTACTTCACCCGATTCACAGAGGAAGGATTCTGTGCTCTTATCAGCCTCATCTTCATTTATGATGCTGTGGGGAAAATGCTGAACTTGATCCGTGCCTATCCAATCCAAAGGCCAGGATCTCCTGCCCAGGGTTGCTTCTGTCAATTCCCAGGCCCAGGAGGTGAGGGAAATTGGTACCTTGGCCAGGTGAGGAAAGAGGTGGGAAATGGACTAAGTTCAGGAAAAGGCTGAGTACTTATCCAATAGCCAGAAGTTTTCTTTCTGGTTCAGGATCAGTTACAAAATAAATCTAGGGAAATCCCAGGACTGTCTTTATTTCTGACAGCCCTGACATGGGCTATTGGGCTTCCTAAGAGGGAAGTCTTCAGATATACCCATCTAAGAATGGCAGTACTGGATGGGGACTAGTTCCACCAGAGGAACAGAGCTAAACACACCAACCAGGTAGTCACTcttgagagaagagaggaaagggcgGGACCAGGCATGCCTGTCTCACTTCCTAAAGTCACCAGTCAAATAAATCACATTCTGAGTGAAAGCAGATAACTAGGGGGAGGGTTTGGGGTGTCACACTTGCATAGATCCCTCCAAATGAAAGGTAGCATCAGGAATGGGGGAAGATGTCCTTTGTGGGGAAGGTCTCCAGggtaagacaaggtctcacgtagcccagtaTAGTCTCCAACTGACTATGTAAGcaatgatgaccttgaaccccaatcctcctgcctccatcttcaacTGCTGAGAGTATAAGCACGAGCCATCAACTATCTAgctaaaaatgtatcttttctaATCTGTATCTGATTCTACTAGTCCTGAATGAGACCACTTCTCGCTCCGGTACACACAGATCTGAGAGCTCATGCATTTGGTCAATGTTTGATGAGCAAGCGTTGTGGCTCAGTTTTGTGCTCAGCATGAGAGGCCCAGATGGTAGGGAATCTGGGGGTGTGAGTGTACGGAGTAGCAGCTTGAGAACACTCTTAAGTGCAACAGAATCAGCAGAATGATCAGAATCAAGAACTTTCTAGTTCAGGTGGAAGGACAAATTAGAATCCTGTGGAGAAAAGCTTCTCACGGAAGGAGGCTTACACTGCAATTCTCTGCTTCCCAGGAAATGCGTCGGAGTGGACAAGTACAAAGCACAAAGACACAGATGTCTTAAGTGTGGTGAGTGCCTGCGCCTAGAAAggtctaagaaagaaaaagagttagAGCTCTTCAGCTCTTCCCACctacagaggaaaaaaagctTCATTGGTTACTTGAATTTTGCCTTTGCTCGATTCTGGGTTCCTgatgtctctgtgggttccccttCCTCTGATGCCCACTGTCCAAtacctccccactcctctctgcaGCACCTAGGCCTGGTCAATGCATCCTTGCTGTCTCCACCTGAGTGCATCCGGCAAGGAGGCTACCCTCGTGGTCCCAGCTGTCACACGGTGCCAGACattgccttcttttctcttctcctcttctttacGTCCTTCCTTTGTGCCATGGCCCTCAAGCATGTAAAGAATAGCCGCCTCTTCCCCTCTGTGGTGAGtgccattttctctttctgtgggaAAGGTCTGGTTCTGGCCCTGGATCCTGTCTGCAAATGGGAAAGGTTAAAGAAGAAATGGGATGTCAGGCCCAGAGTAAACCGTCCACTGTATGGCCAGGTGCGC
This sequence is a window from Microtus ochrogaster isolate Prairie Vole_2 chromosome 18, MicOch1.0, whole genome shotgun sequence. Protein-coding genes within it:
- the Slc4a9 gene encoding anion exchange protein 4 isoform X5: MKLPGQEEFEHSSAHENVLAEELDSGLGPGPSLGGPSDTDNGESGVSKDPLLFIQLNELLGWPQALEWRETGRWMLFEEKLEVDAGRWSAPHVPTLALPSLQNLRSLLAEGIVLLDCQAQSLLELVEQVISGESLSPELRGQLQALLLQRPQHHIQTTGISSCRGPNAFRNVSFDEDTPMKLQNPLKQKLPPGAEAAAVLAGELGFLAQPLGAFVRLRNPVVLEPLTEVILPSRFFCLLLGPPTLGRSYHEMGRAAAVLLSDPQFQWSVRRANNLHDLLAALDAFLQEVTTLPPGRWDRTARIPPPKCLPSQHKRSLSELQEVTGLSRGSAAQARDRHHHGQHAPSPELQRTGRLFGGLVQDVRRKACWYPSDFLDALHPQCFSAVLYIYLATVTNAITFGGLLGDATEGAQGVLESFLGTAVAGAAFCLMAGQPLTILSSTGPVLVFERLLFSFSRDHSLDYLPFRLWVGIWVATFCLVLVATEASLLVRYFTRFTEEGFCALISLIFIYDAVGKMLNLIRAYPIQRPGSPAQGCFCQFPGPGGNASEWTSTKHKDTDVLSVVSLVNASLLSPPECIRQGGYPRGPSCHTVPDIAFFSLLLFFTSFLCAMALKHVKNSRLFPSVVRKVFSDFSSVLAILLGCGLDAFLGLATPKLLVPTEFKPTLPGRGWLVSPFGANPWWLSVAAALPALLLSILIFMDQQITAVILNRAEYRLQKGAGFHLDLFCVAVLMLLTSALGLPWYVSATVISLAHMDSLRRESRACVPGEAPHFLGIREQRLTGLVVFILTGVSIFLAPVLKLLGLVGVRKALEWVFSPLELLWLDELMPEEEKNIPESGLEPEHLFSRAGNEDSELMYQPKTPEINISVN
- the Slc4a9 gene encoding anion exchange protein 4 isoform X4; the protein is MKLPGQEEFEHSSAHENVLAEELDSGLGPGPSLGGPSDTDNGESGVSKDPLLFIQLNELLGWPQALEWRETGRWMLFEEKLEVDAGRWSAPHVPTLALPSLQNLRSLLAEGIVLLDCQAQSLLELVEQVISGESLSPELRGQLQALLLQRPQHHIQTTGISSCRGPNAFRNVSFDEDTPMKLQNPLKQKLPPGAEAAAVLAGELGFLAQPLGAFVRLRNPVVLEPLTEVILPSRFFCLLLGPPTLGRSYHEMGRAAAVLLSDPQFQWSVRRANNLHDLLAALDAFLQEVTTLPPGRWDRTARIPPPKCLPSQHKRSLSELQEVTGLSRGSAAQARDRHHHGQHAPSPELQRTGRLFGGLVQDVRRKACWYPSDFLDALHPQCFSAVLYIYLATVTNAITFGGLLGDATEGAQGVLESFLGTAVAGAAFCLMAGQPLTILSSTGPVLVFERLLFSFSRDHSLDYLPFRLWVGIWVATFCLVLVATEASLLVRYFTRFTEEGFCALISLIFIYDAVGKMLNLIRAYPIQRPGSPAQGCFCQFPGPGGNASEWTSTKHKDTDVLSVVSLVNASLLSPPECIRQGGYPRGPSCHTVPDIAFFSLLLFFTSFLCAMALKHVKNSRLFPSVVRKVFSDFSSVLAILLGCGLDAFLGLATPKLLVPTEFKPTLPGRGWLVSPFGANPWWLSVAAALPALLLSILIFMDQQITAVILNRAEYRLQKGAGFHLDLFCVAVLMLLTSALGLPWEQRLTGLVVFILTGVSIFLAPVLKFIPMPVLYGIFLYMGVAALSSIQFMKRVQLLLMPTKHQPDMLLLRHVPLSRVHLFTAIQLACLGLLWIIKSTPAAIIFPLMLLGLVGVRKALEWVFSPLELLWLDELMPEEEKNIPESGLEPEHLFSRAGNEDSELMYQPKTPEINISVN